Proteins encoded together in one Halanaerobiaceae bacterium ANBcell28 window:
- a CDS encoding S-ribosylhomocysteine lyase, which yields MEKISSFTVDHIKLEPGVYVSRKDKVGEGAITTFDLRITNPNIEPVMNTGEVHAFEHLGATFLRNSEDYADKTIYFGPMGCRTGFYLLLNGDYKPKDINNLLIDLCNFIIDFDDEIPGATAKDCGNYLDMNLPMAKFYAKKYLEVLSDIKEGNMIYPD from the coding sequence ATGGAAAAAATAAGTAGCTTTACAGTTGACCATATAAAACTAGAACCTGGTGTATATGTTTCAAGAAAAGATAAGGTAGGAGAGGGAGCTATAACTACCTTTGATTTGCGAATAACTAATCCAAATATAGAGCCAGTTATGAATACAGGTGAAGTACATGCTTTTGAACATTTAGGAGCTACTTTCTTAAGAAATAGTGAAGATTATGCGGATAAAACAATTTACTTTGGTCCAATGGGCTGTCGAACAGGTTTTTATTTATTACTTAATGGAGATTATAAGCCTAAAGATATTAATAATCTATTAATTGATTTATGCAATTTTATTATTGATTTTGATGATGAGATACCAGGAGCTACAGCTAAAGATTGTGGAAATTATCTTGATATGAATTTACCTATGGCAAAGTTTTATGCTAAAAAGTATCTTGAAGTCTTATCAGATATTAAAGAAGGAAATATGATTTATCCAGATTAG